The following nucleotide sequence is from Rhodospirillales bacterium.
GGTGTGTACGTTCCGCGCACCTCGCTTCGGCTGCCTTGTCAGGGCAAAAATTCTGTTCGCTCTTTGAGAATGTTTTTAGCTCTTGCACAAATTCTCTGCGCTTTTGTTTTGGGGCAGGATAAAAGTTCTGTTTGCTCTTTGCGAGGAAGGTTTGGGCGGTTTTGAGGAATTTGTGGTAAAGGGTGAGGGCGGCGCGCAGGGCGCGCCAATCGCGGTTGTGGAAACCGTGTTTGGTGGCGTTTTGTGATGAACGGGCTTTGCCTTGTGGGGTTCTGGGGCCGGTGGATTTGGTCCAGGGTCGGTGCGCGCGGATGCGCGCGGCTTGGGTGGCGCGTCTTTCAGGTGGCCATCCTTTTGTTTTATTTTGATTTTTCATCGTTCTTTAGTTTGTTTTCAGATTTTTGCGATTCTTTGAGAGTGCTGAAGGTTTGGCGGCAAAGTCTTTGGCTTTGCAGAGCCATGTTTAAGGCCTCGGGCGAGAGAGAGGATTTTTTGCCCAGCCCGGCCTGATGCATGGAGACAAAAAAGGAGCTGTCGAGTGTGAGGGCCTGGTCCAGCAGCCGTTTTTCAAGGTCTTTCAAGGTTTCTAGCCCGTTGAGGTTGCATCTGGAGCGGAGACGGCGGGCCAGTTCGTCCGGGGATAGGCCGTCATGATATTTTTGTCGCGCTTTTTGTTCCGTCTGTTCTTTTTGCTTGCGAATTCGTGCGCATTCGCTCTGTTCTTCGGCTTTTTTGTATAGATGTTCTATTTCATCGGGGTCAAGCATGTGCAATATATAGGATATTATTCCTATTTTGTCAAGGGTTTTTAATCATAGAGATGTAGAGGTGTGGTGTTATGGATTGCTTCGTCGCAGGGCTTCTCGCAATGACGGAGGTGTTTTTTGGTTCGTAAATATAGATAAATTCGACGATGGTTCACTCATTTCTAGATTTGCATATAAAACTCTGTTAAAACTATTATAAGTGAAGCGCTTAGGTGCTTTATTCACAGTTCTATCCACGGTTGTTAAGAGTTTTGAAATGCCCCAAAAATCTGTTCGCATTGCTCCGTCGATTTTGTCAGCCGATTTTTCGAAATTGGGTGAGGAGGTGGTTGCGATTGATAAGGCGGGCGCCGATTACATCCATATTGATGTTATGGACGGGCATTTTGTGCCGAACCTGACATTTGGTGCGCCAGTGGTCAAAGCCATTCGCGGAGTTACGAAGAAGCCGTTTGATGTACATTTGATGATTTCTCCGGTTGATCCGCTTATTGAAGATTTTGTTGAGGCAGGAGCCGATATTATTACTGCGCATGTTGAGGCGGGGCCGCATTTGCACCGGACGTTGCAGGCGATTAAGGCCGCAGGCGTCAGGTGCGGAGTTTCGCTTAATCCGCATACGCCGATTGAGGCTGTCCAACATGTGATGAATATGGTGGATTTGATTTTGATTATGACTGTGAACCCCGGTTTTGGCGGGCAAAGTTTTATTCCGTTGCTGGACAAGATTGCCGCTACGCGCGCAATGATTGAAAAATCTGGGCGGAAAATAGATTTACAGGTTGATGGCGGAGTTAATTCGCAGACGGCCAAAGAATGTATTGCTGCCGGGGCGGATGTTCTGGTGGCCGGGACGGCTGTGTTTAAGGATGGCCCGGAAAGTTATGCGAAGAATATCGAAGCTCTGCGGGGCTGATTTTACCTGAACGTGCGGCGGTCGTTGTGCGTTTTTTATGAATTTACAAGGTTTTAAGAGGATCGATGCCTGTTCAGCTTATACAGCATTTGAAACGCCGCGCCAGTCAGATGGCCTATAATAGCGTGTTTTATAACTGGAGCCTGCAGGGCGAAGCGCCGGAGCGAATGGTGGTGCGTCCGGTAGACCCGTGGCCGGGCTCTATGGAGGCGGGCAAGGCTTTGTGTGAGGGCGCGTTGATGTTTGAAGGTGCGCAGATGCCATTTGGTGCAGGGTGTTGGCAGATGGATGATTTGCCGGAAGGGTGGATGGCGCATTTGCATGGATTTTCATGGCTCAGGGATTTGCGGTCTTTAAGCGGGGAGCGCGGAATGGGCGCGGTGGCACGTACGCATGCCAAGATGATGATCCGCAGCTGGATTGAAATGAATGAGACGTGGCAGCCGCAGAGCTGGCGGATGGATGTGGCCGGTCAGCGATTGGCGATGTGGATTTCGGCGTATGAATTTTTTAGTGCGGTTGAGTTTATTGAGCCTGAGGATGAGGAAGATTTTCAGAATGCGTTTTTTGATAGCTGCACCCGTCAGGCGCGGCATTTATCACGCGCCATCGCGCATGGTGAGGTCGATGAGTGTCGGGGGCCCGGGCGGTTTTATGCAGTTCAGGGATTGCTGTATGCGGGGATTGCGTTTGAAGGTTTTGAGCATTGGGCTGATCAGGCTCTTGAGCAGCTTGCGTTTGAGCTTGATGCGCAGATTGCCGGGGACGGGGCGCATCGTTCGCGCTCTCCGGCGCAGCTCTTAGAGATTTTGCAGATTTTGCTCGATATACGTATGGTGCTGCGCGCTGCTGATCGGCCTTTGCCGGAAAAAGTTCAGCATGCTATTGACCGGATGGGGCCGGCTTTACGGTTTTTCCGTTATAGCGACAAGCATTTGGCGTTGTTTCAGGGTGCGCAAGAAGGCGCCGCGGAGCGGATCGATTCGGTTTTGCAGCAAGCCGGGGCACGTGGAAAGATTTTGAGCGCCTTGCCGTGCACGGGATATGAGCGTCTTAGTCTGGGGCGTACGTGTGTGATGATGGATTGTGCGGGCGCGCCGGATTGGCCGTATGCAGATAGTGCGCATGCCTCACCGCTCAGCTTTGAGATGAGTTACGGACGGGCGCGGTTGTTTGTGAATTGCGGCGCTCACCCGCTGGATGAAGATTGGCGTGAAGCGCTGTGTTCAACGCCTGCGCATACGGCCCTTAGCCTTGATGCGCGCAATGCTTGTGGTTTGCAGGGGCGCTGCGGGCGTGGCAGTTTTGCGCCTGCTGTGGTTTTACGTGAGGATTTGAGGCATGCGGCGTTGCTGGAGGCTTCTCATAACGGGTATGTTCCGGTGAATGGGTTTCATCATAAGCGCCGGATTTATCTTTCTGATCAGGGGCATGATGTGCGCGGCGAGGATGTGCTCAGCGCGGATGTGTTGCCGGTACGGCCTGTGGATGTGGCAGTGCGCTTTCATTTGCATCCTAAGGTGATGGTATCGCTGATTCGCGATGGGCAAGAGGCGCTCTTGCGGTTGCCTGGCGGGGTTGGCTGGCGCTTTCATCAGGGATCGGATTTGCGCAATGGGCGGTTGGAGCTGGAAGATAGTGTGTATTTGGGGTGCGGGACTTCTATCCGTAAGAGCAAACAATTGGTTATTTATGGTCAAATTATTGATAATTCATCGAAAATAAAGTGGGCTGTGCAACGCGAAGGTTAAGGGAGGCCTGCGTATATGACGCAAGAATTGGCCTCTCAAGGCTCTAAGCAAGACTCTAAACGTTGCGTTTATGATACGGAGCTTTTGGCGCGTATAGAGGATCTTATTCGCGGTTTTCAAGCACAGGTTCGTGATGCGCAAGGTTCGGCATGTGAAGGGGCAATGGTCTACGGTTTGCGTGTGTTGGTCGCTCTGGCCAATATGGTTTTGCAGAAACGTGATATGTTTGAGATTGAGCCCTGGCATATTATTTCTGCGCATGCCCCGCTTTCAATGCCTGGCGAGATGCTGCTGCGGGTGAAGGATTTTAAGAACAAGAATATGCCGCCTTATGAGGCGATTATGGCGTTTTACGATCATGGTTATACGGCGCAGATTGACGGGATTTTATTTTTGGCTGCTCTTGGTCAATTTCAGCGTATGCGCCAAACCGGGCGTGAAAAGCAGGTGAGTATTAATATCTCAGCGCGGTCTTTGCGTGATTCTGATTTTGTAAAGGTGACCTTAGCGCGGCTTGAAAGTCTGGATCTGGTCAGCGATGAGAAAGTTTTGATAGAGATTCATGAAAGTGCGCCGCATTTAAGTTTAAGCCGTCAGGTTCTGGAGCTTTATCGGGCGGTCGGGGTCGGGTTTGTGATTGATGATGTTGGGATGAATATGAATGATGTGTTGCGTCTGGCGGATTTTGAGGGGTTGGCGGAGTTTGTAAAACTTGATCGACATACGGTGTGTGCACCAGAGGGTGAGGCTTATGCGCTTGATCAGGTGATGTCGTTTGTGGAGACTTTGATGCCCGGTACGTTATGTGTCGCGGAAGGGGTACAAACAGCGGAACATGCATGGGATATTGTACAAAAATATCCATCGATTCTTTATGCGCAAGGATTATATCTGCCCGATGAACGTGAGGTGTTTCAGCGTGAATTTAAGGCGGCGCAGTCGGATCAGGGGCTTGCATCTGCTAGATCTTAGATAATTTTTTTAGGGGCTTCACCCGGCGCTCTTGC
It contains:
- a CDS encoding ribulose-phosphate 3-epimerase, with the protein product MPQKSVRIAPSILSADFSKLGEEVVAIDKAGADYIHIDVMDGHFVPNLTFGAPVVKAIRGVTKKPFDVHLMISPVDPLIEDFVEAGADIITAHVEAGPHLHRTLQAIKAAGVRCGVSLNPHTPIEAVQHVMNMVDLILIMTVNPGFGGQSFIPLLDKIAATRAMIEKSGRKIDLQVDGGVNSQTAKECIAAGADVLVAGTAVFKDGPESYAKNIEALRG
- a CDS encoding heparinase II/III family protein, which gives rise to MPVQLIQHLKRRASQMAYNSVFYNWSLQGEAPERMVVRPVDPWPGSMEAGKALCEGALMFEGAQMPFGAGCWQMDDLPEGWMAHLHGFSWLRDLRSLSGERGMGAVARTHAKMMIRSWIEMNETWQPQSWRMDVAGQRLAMWISAYEFFSAVEFIEPEDEEDFQNAFFDSCTRQARHLSRAIAHGEVDECRGPGRFYAVQGLLYAGIAFEGFEHWADQALEQLAFELDAQIAGDGAHRSRSPAQLLEILQILLDIRMVLRAADRPLPEKVQHAIDRMGPALRFFRYSDKHLALFQGAQEGAAERIDSVLQQAGARGKILSALPCTGYERLSLGRTCVMMDCAGAPDWPYADSAHASPLSFEMSYGRARLFVNCGAHPLDEDWREALCSTPAHTALSLDARNACGLQGRCGRGSFAPAVVLREDLRHAALLEASHNGYVPVNGFHHKRRIYLSDQGHDVRGEDVLSADVLPVRPVDVAVRFHLHPKVMVSLIRDGQEALLRLPGGVGWRFHQGSDLRNGRLELEDSVYLGCGTSIRKSKQLVIYGQIIDNSSKIKWAVQREG
- a CDS encoding EAL domain-containing protein; translation: MTQELASQGSKQDSKRCVYDTELLARIEDLIRGFQAQVRDAQGSACEGAMVYGLRVLVALANMVLQKRDMFEIEPWHIISAHAPLSMPGEMLLRVKDFKNKNMPPYEAIMAFYDHGYTAQIDGILFLAALGQFQRMRQTGREKQVSINISARSLRDSDFVKVTLARLESLDLVSDEKVLIEIHESAPHLSLSRQVLELYRAVGVGFVIDDVGMNMNDVLRLADFEGLAEFVKLDRHTVCAPEGEAYALDQVMSFVETLMPGTLCVAEGVQTAEHAWDIVQKYPSILYAQGLYLPDEREVFQREFKAAQSDQGLASARS